The following coding sequences are from one Hydra vulgaris chromosome 04, alternate assembly HydraT2T_AEP window:
- the LOC100202799 gene encoding uncharacterized protein LOC100202799 isoform X1, with protein MEINETDNSSDEIKTKNPLFTGGSKFGNMTAFYYQNGEHPIQFELFELCDGKVFGHGDDVVGTFNVEGTYSIENCVIKMEKKYVGQHTVYYEGTILLKTNFYELEGMWNINGEISGKFSMVLYHNQTNFNKTAESIEQNQSSLIDAEKDSVYSSTIDITGKAVGYYIENGEKFDMTFDILALSKGCITGRGSDSIGSFLIDGTYHNTELLANAEVRFAFKKHYEGMHDVFYSGVVIQIDNTVYLDGNWMIGELSDSFHIEIFRIYKCKRSLLPK; from the exons ATGGAAATCAATGAAACTGATAATTCTTCCGatgaaatcaaaacaaaaaatcccTTGTTTACCGGTGGTTCAAAGTTTGGAAATATGACtgcattttattatcaaaacgGTGAACATCCTATTCAGTTTGAG cttTTTGAATTATGCGACGGAAAAGTATTTGGTCATGGTGATGACGTTGTTGGTACTTTCAATGTTGAAGGTACTTACTCTATAGAAAATTGCGTTATTAAAATGGAAAAGAAATACGTTGGTCAACACACAGTTTATTACGAAGGAACTATcctcttaaaaacaaatttctacgAGTTAGAAGGAATGTGGAACATTAATGGTGAGATTTCAGGAAAATTTTCAATGGTTTTATATCATaaccaaacaaattttaacaaaactgcTGAATCGATTGAGCAAAATCAGTCAAGCCTGATCGATGCTGAAAAAGATTCAGTCTACAGTAGCACCATCGATATTACTGGGAAAGCAGTtggttattatatagaaaatggtGAAAAGTTTGATATGACCTTTGATATTTTAGCTTTATCGAAGGGGTGTATCACTGGTCGAGGCAGCGATAGCATCGGTAGCTTTTTAATTGACGGCACGTACCATAACACCGAACTTCTTGCAAATGCAGAGGTTCGGTTTGCGTTTAAAAAGCATTATGAGGGAATGCATGACGTTTTTTACTCCGGAGTAGTCATTCAAATAGATAATACTGTTTATTTAGATGGAAATTGGATGATTGGTGAGTTGAGTGATTCTTTCCATATTGAAATCTTTCGTATATACAAGTGTAAACGGTCCTTACTACCAAAATGA